One Malaclemys terrapin pileata isolate rMalTer1 chromosome 7, rMalTer1.hap1, whole genome shotgun sequence genomic region harbors:
- the SYT15 gene encoding synaptotagmin-15 isoform X2 — protein MSEQVAAVAGGVIGGILLLILIGIAVYLLWKKICLQPSYEELTDSVTPTHPDASLEDQTLTQPSSVIQPKSIRTRSIPFIIPPKFHGRDWINLTNGEHVQEDSDLYVTPESGPRCSFHSLAGAYVIGSINPELYKFPEDKSETDFPECNIGRLWFSVEYEQEAERLLVSLIKARKLQPPTDSCSPFVKIYLLPDERRYLQSKTKRKTLNPQFDENFIFQVSSKTLYQRTLKFSVYHVDKQKKHHLLGQVIFPLKNETLTGDSKLVIWRDLEAENLEPPSEYGDIQFSLSYNDYLGRLTVVVLRAKGLKFQDERYAANVPSKAGSLAIRIIHNDTKTIVLLIKEHYSCKTKIRGKRN, from the exons ATGTCTG AACAGGTAGCTGCTGTGGCTGGAGGTGTAATAGGAGGAATCCTTTTATTGATACTTATTGGAATAGCAGTGTACCTGCTTTGGAAGAAGATATGCCTCCAACCTTCCTATGAGGAACTCACGGATTCAGTCACACCAACACATCCAGATGCCAGTCTGGAGGATCAGACTTTAACCCAGCCATCTTCTGTAATTCAACCAAAAAGCATAAG AACTAGAAGCATTCCGTTCATCATTCCACCAAAATTTCATGGGCGAGACTGGATTAACCTGACAAATGGAGAGCATGTTCAGGAGGACAGTGACCTCTACGTGACTCCGGAGTCTGGGCCCCGGTGTTCTTTTCACTCCTTGG ctGGAGCTTATGTCATAGGGTCTATCAACCCAGAGCTGTACAAGTTCCCTGAAGACAAGAGTGAGACAGACTTCCCTGAGTGCAACATTGGCCGTCTTTGGTTCTCAGTGGAATATGAGCAAGAGGCTGAAAGGCTTCTCGTCTCCTTGATAAAAGCTAGAAAACTGCAGCCTCCTACAGATTCCTGCAGTCCCTTTGTGAAAATTTATCTGCTCCCTGATGAAAGGCGTTACCTTCAGTCCAAAACCAAACGCAAAACCCTCAACCCTCAGTTtgatgaaaattttatttttcag GTTTCTAGTAAGACATTGTATCAACGGACTCTGAAATTCTCAGTCTACCATGTTGATAAACAGAAAAAGCACCATCTCCTAGGCCAAGtgatttttcctttgaaaaatgagACATTAACTGGTGACAGCAAATTGGTAATTTGGAGAGATTTGGAAGCAGAAAACCTGGAG CCTCCTTCAGAGTACGGCGATATCCAGTTTTCTCTCAGCTACAATGACTACCTGGGCCGTCTCACTGTAGTGGTGCTGAGAGCGAAGGGATTAAAATTCCAGGATGAGAGATATGCTGCCA ATGTCCCTTCAAAAGCTGGTTCTCTAGCTATAAGGATAATCCACAATGATACCAAAACAATTGTTCTTCTGATCAAAGAACATTATTCATGCAAAACCAAGATACGAGGTAAAAGGAACTGA
- the SYT15 gene encoding synaptotagmin-15 isoform X1: protein MSEQVAAVAGGVIGGILLLILIGIAVYLLWKKICLQPSYEELTDSVTPTHPDASLEDQTLTQPSSVIQPKSIRTRSIPFIIPPKFHGRDWINLTNGEHVQEDSDLYVTPESGPRCSFHSLAGAYVIGSINPELYKFPEDKSETDFPECNIGRLWFSVEYEQEAERLLVSLIKARKLQPPTDSCSPFVKIYLLPDERRYLQSKTKRKTLNPQFDENFIFQVSSKTLYQRTLKFSVYHVDKQKKHHLLGQVIFPLKNETLTGDSKLVIWRDLEAENLEPPSEYGDIQFSLSYNDYLGRLTVVVLRAKGLKFQDERYAASVYIKVSLMNHNKFIKCKKTTAVLGSPNPVYNETFSFKADQTELDTASLSLSVLQSAEGDKTHLLGRVVVGPFMYTRGKELEHWNEMISKPKELVKRWHALCRNT, encoded by the exons ATGTCTG AACAGGTAGCTGCTGTGGCTGGAGGTGTAATAGGAGGAATCCTTTTATTGATACTTATTGGAATAGCAGTGTACCTGCTTTGGAAGAAGATATGCCTCCAACCTTCCTATGAGGAACTCACGGATTCAGTCACACCAACACATCCAGATGCCAGTCTGGAGGATCAGACTTTAACCCAGCCATCTTCTGTAATTCAACCAAAAAGCATAAG AACTAGAAGCATTCCGTTCATCATTCCACCAAAATTTCATGGGCGAGACTGGATTAACCTGACAAATGGAGAGCATGTTCAGGAGGACAGTGACCTCTACGTGACTCCGGAGTCTGGGCCCCGGTGTTCTTTTCACTCCTTGG ctGGAGCTTATGTCATAGGGTCTATCAACCCAGAGCTGTACAAGTTCCCTGAAGACAAGAGTGAGACAGACTTCCCTGAGTGCAACATTGGCCGTCTTTGGTTCTCAGTGGAATATGAGCAAGAGGCTGAAAGGCTTCTCGTCTCCTTGATAAAAGCTAGAAAACTGCAGCCTCCTACAGATTCCTGCAGTCCCTTTGTGAAAATTTATCTGCTCCCTGATGAAAGGCGTTACCTTCAGTCCAAAACCAAACGCAAAACCCTCAACCCTCAGTTtgatgaaaattttatttttcag GTTTCTAGTAAGACATTGTATCAACGGACTCTGAAATTCTCAGTCTACCATGTTGATAAACAGAAAAAGCACCATCTCCTAGGCCAAGtgatttttcctttgaaaaatgagACATTAACTGGTGACAGCAAATTGGTAATTTGGAGAGATTTGGAAGCAGAAAACCTGGAG CCTCCTTCAGAGTACGGCGATATCCAGTTTTCTCTCAGCTACAATGACTACCTGGGCCGTCTCACTGTAGTGGTGCTGAGAGCGAAGGGATTAAAATTCCAGGATGAGAGATATGCTGCCA GTGTGTATATCAAAGTGTCCCTAATGAACCACAATAAATTCATTAAATGTAAAAAGACAACAGCTGTTCTGGGATCTCCCAATCCAGTCTATAACGAAACCTTCAGCTTCAAGGCAGACCAGACGGAGCTGGATACAGCAAGCCTGAGCCTGTCTGTGCTCCAGAGCGCTGAGGGAGACA AAACCCACCTGCTGGGTCGTGTAGTGGTTGGGCCCTTCATGTACACAAGGGGCAAAGAGCTGGAACACTGGAATGAAATGATCAGCAAGCCCAAGGAGTTGGTTAAACGATGGCATGCTCTCTGCCGCAACACCTAA